Proteins encoded within one genomic window of Variovorax sp. OAS795:
- a CDS encoding peptidylprolyl isomerase produces MKKQILQAVAAAALLGAIPVAAMAQNAAIVNGKPVPKARMDVLAQQLAAAGRPVTPEMQGQLRDEIVAREVFMQEAQKQGLDATDDYKNQLELARQAILIRALFENYRKTNAVSDADVKAEYDKFVAANGGKEYKARHILVETEDQAKKIMADLKKGAKFEDIAKKQSKDPGSGANGGDLDWANPASFVPEFSEAMIKLKKGETTPAPIKTQFGYHIIRVDDIRQAQLPKMEEVKPQITQQLQQQRLQKYQEELRAKAKVE; encoded by the coding sequence ATGAAAAAACAAATCTTGCAGGCCGTTGCGGCCGCGGCGCTGCTCGGTGCGATTCCCGTGGCGGCCATGGCGCAGAACGCGGCCATCGTCAACGGCAAGCCCGTGCCCAAGGCGCGCATGGACGTGCTGGCGCAACAGCTGGCGGCGGCCGGCCGGCCGGTGACGCCGGAAATGCAGGGCCAGCTGCGCGACGAGATCGTCGCGCGCGAAGTCTTCATGCAGGAAGCGCAGAAGCAAGGCCTGGACGCGACCGACGACTACAAGAACCAGCTCGAGCTCGCCCGCCAGGCCATCCTGATCCGCGCGCTGTTCGAGAATTACCGCAAGACCAATGCGGTGTCGGACGCCGACGTGAAGGCCGAGTACGACAAGTTCGTGGCGGCCAATGGCGGCAAGGAATACAAGGCCCGCCACATCCTGGTCGAGACCGAAGACCAGGCCAAGAAGATCATGGCCGACCTGAAGAAGGGCGCCAAGTTCGAGGACATCGCCAAGAAGCAGAGCAAGGACCCGGGATCGGGCGCCAACGGCGGCGACCTCGACTGGGCCAACCCCGCGAGCTTCGTGCCCGAGTTCTCCGAAGCGATGATCAAGCTCAAGAAGGGCGAAACCACCCCTGCGCCCATCAAGACGCAGTTCGGCTACCACATCATCCGCGTCGACGACATCCGCCAGGCCCAGCTTCCCAAGATGGAAGAAGTCAAGCCGCAGATCACGCAGCAGCTGCAGCAGCAGCGCCTGCAGAAGTACCAGGAAGAACTGCGCGCCAAGGCAAAGGTCGAGTAA
- a CDS encoding BolA family protein produces the protein MSVAANHPLPTARDLEAALREALRPSVLEVIDESSAHAGHAGANAEGRGTHFRVRVASPLFEGKPRVARHRLVYDALQVFIAQGLHAIAIEVL, from the coding sequence ATGAGCGTCGCAGCGAACCACCCCTTGCCCACCGCGCGCGACCTCGAAGCGGCGCTGCGCGAGGCGCTCCGGCCCAGCGTGCTGGAAGTGATCGACGAGAGCAGCGCCCATGCCGGCCATGCGGGCGCCAACGCCGAAGGCCGCGGCACGCACTTCCGGGTTCGCGTGGCTTCCCCACTGTTCGAAGGGAAGCCCCGCGTGGCGCGCCATCGCCTTGTGTATGATGCCCTCCAAGTTTTTATCGCGCAGGGTCTGCACGCCATCGCCATCGAGGTGCTCTGA
- a CDS encoding septation protein A: protein MKLILDFFPILLFFGAYKLGDIYTATGVLMAATAVQMGIIYAMERKLQPMQKATLVLILLFGTLTLVLHDDRFIKWKPTVLYGAMAIALAVALWALKKNFLKMLLGSQLQLPDRVWGRLNVAWIGYCLFMAIVNGYVAAYFTTEAWVNFKLWGYVFPIVFLVAQGLYISPHLKGDDKPAA from the coding sequence ATGAAACTGATCCTCGACTTCTTCCCGATCCTGCTGTTCTTCGGCGCCTACAAGCTGGGCGACATCTACACCGCCACCGGCGTGCTCATGGCCGCCACCGCGGTGCAGATGGGCATCATCTACGCCATGGAGCGCAAGCTGCAGCCCATGCAGAAAGCCACGCTGGTGCTGATCCTCTTGTTCGGCACGCTCACGCTGGTGCTGCACGACGACCGCTTCATCAAGTGGAAGCCCACGGTGCTCTACGGCGCCATGGCCATTGCCCTCGCGGTGGCGCTCTGGGCGCTGAAGAAGAACTTCCTGAAGATGCTGCTGGGCTCGCAGCTGCAGCTGCCCGACCGCGTGTGGGGCCGCCTGAACGTGGCGTGGATCGGCTACTGCCTCTTCATGGCCATCGTCAACGGCTACGTGGCGGCGTACTTCACCACCGAGGCCTGGGTCAATTTCAAGCTCTGGGGCTATGTGTTTCCCATCGTGTTCCTGGTGGCGCAGGGGCTCTACATCTCGCCGCACCTCAAGGGCGACGACAAGCCGGCCGCATGA
- the msrB gene encoding peptide-methionine (R)-S-oxide reductase MsrB has translation MTTPVQKTDAEWKALLAEKGAEPAAFEVTRHAATERPFTGKYEAHWEDGTYHCICCGAKLFEASTKFDAGCGWPSFSEEAVPGAIRNIVDRSHGMVRTENVCANCGAHLGHVFPDGPTETGLRYCMNSASLDFQKK, from the coding sequence ATGACCACTCCCGTACAGAAAACCGACGCCGAATGGAAAGCCCTGCTCGCTGAAAAAGGCGCAGAGCCCGCGGCCTTCGAAGTCACACGCCATGCGGCCACCGAGCGACCCTTCACCGGCAAGTACGAGGCGCACTGGGAAGACGGCACCTACCATTGCATCTGCTGCGGCGCCAAGCTGTTCGAGGCCTCGACCAAGTTCGACGCCGGCTGCGGCTGGCCGAGCTTCTCGGAAGAAGCCGTGCCCGGCGCCATCCGGAACATCGTCGACCGCTCGCACGGCATGGTGCGCACCGAAAACGTCTGCGCGAACTGCGGCGCCCACCTGGGCCACGTGTTCCCCGACGGCCCCACCGAGACCGGCCTGCGCTATTGCATGAACTCCGCTTCGCTGGACTTCCAGAAGAAATAA
- a CDS encoding protein adenylyltransferase SelO: MSLLAEDTVAADLGLQWKPGYLALGPAFLTELRPTPLPDPYWVGHSEAVARELGLPAGWRESDSTLAALTGNLPVAGTRPFATVYSGHQFGVWAGQLGDGRAIMLGETAGGLEVQLKGAGRTPYSRGGDGRAVLRSSIREFLCSEAMHGLGIPTTRALCVTGSDARVYREVPESAAVVTRVAPSFVRFGHFEHFAANQREAELRALADYVIDRYYPACRTTERFGGNAYAAFLEAVSERTAALLARWQAVGFCHGVMNTDNMSILGLTIDYGPFQFLDGFDPRHICNHSDTSGRYAFNQQPNVAYWNLFCLAQALLPLIGDQEVAVAALESYKTVFPGEFEGRMRAKLGLAAPAEGDRALIEGVLKLLAAEKVDYTIFWRRLSQHMAGGSAEPVRDLFLDRAGFDAWMLLFSERHAKAPRSEAADLMLRSNPKYVLRNHLGQQAIEAAGQKDFSGVATLLTLLQTPSEEHPGADAYAGFPPDWASTIEISCSS; this comes from the coding sequence ATGAGCTTGCTTGCCGAAGACACGGTCGCCGCCGACCTGGGACTGCAATGGAAACCCGGGTACCTGGCGCTGGGCCCCGCGTTTCTCACCGAACTACGCCCCACGCCGCTGCCCGATCCCTACTGGGTGGGCCACAGCGAGGCCGTCGCGCGCGAATTGGGCCTTCCGGCCGGCTGGCGCGAGTCGGACAGCACGCTGGCCGCCCTGACCGGCAACCTGCCCGTTGCGGGAACCCGGCCCTTTGCCACCGTGTACAGCGGGCACCAGTTCGGCGTCTGGGCGGGCCAGCTCGGCGACGGTCGCGCCATCATGCTCGGCGAAACGGCGGGCGGGCTCGAGGTGCAGCTCAAGGGCGCGGGCCGCACACCCTACTCGCGCGGCGGCGACGGCCGTGCGGTGCTGCGTTCGAGCATCCGCGAATTTCTCTGCAGCGAAGCCATGCACGGGCTCGGCATACCGACCACCCGCGCGCTCTGCGTCACCGGCTCCGATGCGCGCGTGTACCGCGAAGTACCGGAAAGCGCAGCCGTGGTGACCCGCGTGGCGCCCAGCTTCGTGCGCTTCGGCCATTTCGAGCACTTTGCGGCCAACCAGCGGGAGGCCGAACTGCGCGCGCTGGCCGATTACGTGATCGACCGCTACTACCCGGCCTGCCGCACCACCGAGCGCTTCGGCGGCAACGCCTATGCGGCCTTCCTGGAAGCCGTGAGCGAGCGCACCGCCGCCCTGCTCGCCCGGTGGCAGGCGGTGGGCTTCTGCCATGGCGTGATGAACACCGACAACATGAGCATCCTCGGGCTCACCATCGACTACGGGCCGTTCCAGTTCCTGGACGGGTTCGATCCGCGCCACATCTGCAATCACAGCGACACCAGCGGGCGCTATGCCTTCAACCAGCAGCCCAACGTGGCCTACTGGAACCTGTTCTGCCTGGCGCAGGCGCTGCTGCCGCTGATCGGCGACCAGGAGGTCGCGGTGGCGGCGCTGGAGTCTTACAAGACGGTGTTCCCGGGCGAGTTCGAGGGCCGCATGCGCGCCAAGCTCGGCCTGGCGGCACCGGCCGAGGGCGATCGTGCGCTCATCGAAGGCGTGCTCAAGCTCCTGGCCGCCGAAAAGGTCGACTACACGATCTTCTGGCGCCGCCTTTCGCAGCACATGGCAGGCGGCAGCGCCGAACCGGTGCGCGACCTGTTCCTCGACCGCGCCGGCTTCGACGCCTGGATGCTATTATTTTCGGAGCGGCACGCAAAGGCTCCGCGCTCCGAGGCCGCGGACCTGATGCTCCGGTCGAATCCGAAATACGTGTTGAGGAACCACCTGGGCCAGCAAGCCATCGAAGCGGCTGGCCAGAAGGACTTCTCGGGCGTGGCAACCTTGCTGACCCTGCTCCAAACCCCATCTGAAGAACATCCCGGCGCCGATGCCTATGCCGGGTTCCCGCCCGACTGGGCCTCCACGATCGAAATCAGCTGCTCATCATGA
- a CDS encoding 3-(methylthio)propionyl-CoA ligase has translation MLGLMQDQPLLISSLIEFAERHHGDAEIVSRRVEGDIHRSTWSKIASRARQVANALDGEQLLFSDRIATLAWNGYRHLELYYGVSGTGRVLHTINPRLHPDQIAWIANHAEDQILCFDLSFLPLVQAVHARCTTVRKWVALCDADKLPADSGIPGLVSYEDWMSGQSTDYDWPTFDENSASSMCYTSGTTGNPKAALYSHRSTLLHAYAAALPDVMRISARDSVLPVVPMFHVNAWGIPYSAALVGAKIVFPGPALDGKSVFELIEAEGVTFAAGVPTVWQMMLGHMQANELKFSTLDRTVIGGSACPPAMIRAFQDIYKVEVLHAWGMTEMSPLGTLCTLKNKHLAMPPDAQLAIRLKQGRAIFGVDMKIIDGNGNELPWDGKAYGDLLVKGPWVVKEYFKGEGGDPLVADGQGRGWFPTGDVATIDPDGYLQITDRSKDVIKSGGEWISSIEIENIAVAHPGIAMAACIGVAHPKWDERPIVVATKKPNAEVTREELLKFYEGKTAKWQIPDDVVFVEAIPLGATGKILKTRLRELLKDYQLPTA, from the coding sequence ATGCTGGGTTTGATGCAAGACCAACCGCTTTTGATCTCGTCGCTGATCGAGTTCGCCGAGCGCCACCATGGCGACGCCGAAATCGTCTCGCGCCGGGTCGAGGGCGATATCCACCGGAGCACCTGGAGCAAGATCGCGTCGCGCGCCCGCCAGGTGGCCAATGCGCTGGACGGCGAGCAGTTGCTGTTCAGCGACCGCATCGCCACCCTGGCCTGGAACGGCTACCGCCACCTGGAGCTGTACTACGGCGTGAGCGGCACGGGCCGGGTGCTCCACACCATCAATCCGCGCCTGCACCCGGACCAGATCGCATGGATCGCCAACCATGCCGAAGACCAGATCCTGTGCTTCGACCTGAGCTTTCTTCCGCTGGTGCAGGCGGTGCATGCCAGGTGCACCACCGTCCGGAAGTGGGTTGCGCTGTGCGATGCCGACAAGCTGCCGGCCGACAGCGGCATTCCCGGTCTCGTGAGCTACGAAGACTGGATGAGCGGGCAATCGACCGACTACGACTGGCCCACTTTCGACGAGAACTCCGCGTCGAGCATGTGCTACACGAGCGGCACCACCGGCAATCCCAAGGCGGCCCTCTACAGCCACCGCTCCACGCTGCTGCACGCCTATGCCGCGGCCCTGCCCGACGTGATGCGGATCTCGGCGCGCGATTCGGTGCTGCCCGTGGTGCCGATGTTCCACGTCAACGCCTGGGGCATTCCCTATTCGGCCGCCCTGGTCGGCGCGAAGATCGTGTTCCCCGGCCCGGCGCTCGACGGCAAGTCGGTGTTCGAACTCATCGAGGCCGAAGGCGTGACCTTCGCGGCCGGCGTGCCCACCGTGTGGCAGATGATGCTGGGCCACATGCAGGCCAACGAGCTGAAGTTCTCCACGCTCGACCGCACCGTCATCGGCGGCTCGGCCTGCCCGCCGGCCATGATCCGCGCGTTCCAGGACATCTACAAGGTCGAGGTGCTGCATGCCTGGGGCATGACCGAGATGAGCCCGCTCGGCACGCTGTGCACGCTCAAGAACAAGCACCTGGCCATGCCGCCCGACGCGCAGCTCGCCATCCGCCTCAAGCAGGGCCGCGCGATCTTCGGCGTCGACATGAAGATCATCGACGGCAACGGCAACGAACTGCCCTGGGACGGCAAGGCCTATGGCGACCTGCTGGTCAAGGGGCCCTGGGTCGTGAAGGAATACTTCAAGGGCGAGGGCGGCGATCCGCTCGTTGCCGACGGGCAGGGACGCGGCTGGTTCCCCACCGGGGACGTCGCCACCATCGACCCCGACGGCTACCTGCAGATCACCGACCGCAGCAAGGACGTGATCAAGTCCGGCGGCGAATGGATCAGTTCGATCGAGATCGAGAACATCGCCGTCGCGCATCCTGGCATCGCCATGGCCGCGTGCATCGGCGTGGCGCATCCCAAGTGGGACGAGCGGCCGATCGTCGTCGCGACGAAAAAGCCCAATGCCGAGGTCACGCGCGAAGAGCTGCTCAAGTTCTACGAAGGCAAGACAGCCAAGTGGCAGATACCCGACGACGTGGTCTTCGTCGAGGCCATTCCGCTCGGCGCCACCGGGAAGATCCTCAAGACCCGGCTGCGCGAGCTTCTGAAGGACTACCAGCTGCCCACCGCATAG
- a CDS encoding branched-chain amino acid ABC transporter substrate-binding protein, with amino-acid sequence MPRAIKSVAFCAMLLSAAASFAQKGETVKVAWLDPLSGLMAAVGTNQLKTTQFMVEEFNKKNISGVKFELIAIDNKLSPQETTSALRSAMDQGARYVMQGNGSGPALAIIDALEKHNARNPGKELVYINYAAVDPDLTNSKCSYWHFRLDADTSMKMEALTTFMKDQPEIKKVYILGQNYAHGQQVSKYAKQNLKDKRPDIEIVGDDLHPLAQVRDFAPYIAKIKASGADSVITGNWGSDLALLIKSANDSGLNVKFYTYYAYGTGAPTAMGSGADGRVFVVGYGHYNMGGDIQRIMGEYKKKMNDDMVQTSIYHAFAMLDTAFDRARSTDPVKVAATMEGMKFKSFNGEIEMRKADHQLQQGLWITKWQKAGGKYPYDAENTGYTMAPVKFYESYVASTPTSCQMKRP; translated from the coding sequence ATGCCTCGTGCTATCAAGTCAGTAGCTTTTTGCGCCATGCTGCTCAGCGCCGCAGCCTCCTTCGCCCAGAAGGGCGAGACCGTCAAGGTCGCCTGGCTCGATCCGCTGTCCGGCCTGATGGCCGCGGTGGGGACCAACCAGCTCAAGACCACGCAGTTCATGGTCGAGGAGTTCAACAAGAAGAACATCTCTGGCGTGAAGTTCGAGCTCATCGCCATCGACAACAAGCTGAGCCCGCAGGAAACCACCAGCGCGTTGCGCTCGGCCATGGACCAGGGCGCGCGCTACGTGATGCAGGGCAACGGCTCCGGCCCGGCCCTTGCCATCATCGATGCGCTCGAGAAGCACAACGCCCGCAACCCGGGCAAGGAGCTGGTCTACATCAACTATGCGGCGGTCGACCCCGACCTCACCAACAGCAAGTGCAGCTACTGGCACTTCCGCCTCGATGCCGACACCTCCATGAAGATGGAGGCGCTGACCACCTTCATGAAGGACCAGCCCGAGATCAAGAAGGTCTACATCCTCGGCCAGAACTACGCCCACGGCCAGCAGGTCTCCAAGTACGCCAAGCAGAACCTGAAGGACAAGCGCCCCGACATCGAGATCGTCGGCGACGACCTGCATCCGCTCGCGCAGGTGCGCGACTTCGCTCCCTACATCGCCAAGATCAAGGCCTCGGGCGCCGACTCGGTCATCACCGGCAACTGGGGTTCCGACCTCGCGCTGCTCATCAAGTCGGCCAACGACTCGGGCCTGAACGTCAAGTTCTACACCTACTACGCCTACGGCACCGGCGCCCCCACGGCCATGGGCTCGGGCGCCGACGGCCGCGTGTTCGTGGTCGGCTACGGCCACTACAACATGGGCGGCGACATCCAGCGGATCATGGGCGAGTACAAGAAGAAGATGAACGACGACATGGTGCAGACGTCGATCTATCACGCCTTCGCGATGCTCGACACCGCCTTCGACAGGGCCCGCTCGACCGACCCCGTGAAGGTGGCCGCCACGATGGAAGGCATGAAGTTCAAGAGCTTCAACGGCGAGATCGAGATGCGCAAGGCGGACCACCAGCTGCAGCAAGGCCTCTGGATCACCAAGTGGCAGAAGGCCGGCGGCAAATACCCCTACGACGCGGAGAACACGGGCTACACGATGGCGCCGGTGAAGTTCTACGAATCGTATGTGGCAAGCACGCCCACCAGCTGCCAGATGAAGCGCCCGTAA
- a CDS encoding branched-chain amino acid ABC transporter substrate-binding protein — translation MKFALKIATAAILSAAATGALAQKGETVKIAWLDPLSGLMAAVGTNQLKTFQFLAEEFNKKNAAGVKFEIIAIDNKLSPQETTSALRSAMDQGARYVVQGNGSGPALAIIDALEKHNARNPGKEVLYINYAAVDPDLTNSKCSYWHFRLDADTSMKMEALTAFMKEQTDIKKVYLINQNYSHGQQVSKYAKQNLKDKRPDIEIVGDDLHPLAQVRDFSPYIAKIKASGADSVITGNWGSDLALLIKSANDSGLNVKFYTYYAVTTGTPTAMGAASDGKVYQVGYSHYNAPGPVQPLMGEYKKRFNDDMYTTDIYTVYAMLSEAFVRTKSTEPVKVAAAMEGMKFKSFNGDVEMRKADHQLQQGLWITRWQKADAKNPYSPENTGYTLAPVKFYEAYVASTPTSCQMKRPSNS, via the coding sequence GTGAAGTTCGCTCTGAAAATCGCTACAGCAGCCATCCTTTCCGCCGCCGCCACCGGTGCGCTGGCCCAGAAGGGTGAAACCGTGAAGATCGCATGGCTCGACCCGCTGTCCGGCCTGATGGCTGCGGTGGGCACCAACCAGCTCAAGACCTTCCAGTTCCTGGCCGAGGAGTTCAACAAGAAGAATGCGGCCGGCGTGAAGTTCGAGATCATCGCCATCGACAACAAGCTGAGCCCGCAGGAAACCACCAGCGCGCTGCGCTCGGCCATGGACCAGGGCGCGCGCTACGTGGTGCAGGGCAACGGCTCCGGTCCGGCCCTGGCCATCATCGACGCGCTCGAAAAGCACAACGCCCGCAACCCGGGCAAGGAAGTGCTTTACATCAACTACGCGGCGGTCGATCCCGACCTCACCAACAGCAAGTGCAGCTACTGGCACTTCCGCCTCGATGCCGACACCTCCATGAAGATGGAGGCGCTGACCGCCTTCATGAAGGAGCAGACGGACATCAAGAAGGTCTACCTGATCAACCAGAACTACTCGCACGGCCAGCAGGTCTCCAAGTACGCCAAGCAGAACCTGAAGGACAAGCGTCCCGACATCGAGATCGTCGGCGACGACCTGCATCCGCTGGCGCAGGTGCGCGATTTCTCGCCCTACATCGCCAAGATCAAGGCCTCGGGCGCCGACTCGGTCATCACCGGCAACTGGGGTTCCGACCTCGCGCTGCTCATCAAGTCGGCCAACGACTCGGGCCTGAACGTCAAGTTCTACACCTACTACGCCGTCACCACCGGCACCCCCACGGCCATGGGCGCGGCCTCGGACGGCAAGGTGTACCAGGTGGGCTACAGCCACTACAACGCGCCGGGCCCGGTCCAGCCGCTGATGGGCGAGTACAAGAAGCGCTTCAACGACGACATGTACACCACCGACATCTACACGGTGTACGCCATGCTGAGCGAAGCCTTCGTGCGCACCAAGTCGACCGAGCCCGTCAAGGTGGCGGCCGCCATGGAAGGCATGAAGTTCAAGAGCTTCAACGGCGACGTCGAGATGCGCAAGGCCGACCACCAGCTGCAGCAGGGCCTGTGGATCACGCGCTGGCAGAAGGCCGATGCCAAGAACCCCTACAGCCCCGAGAACACCGGCTACACGCTGGCGCCGGTCAAGTTCTACGAGGCCTACGTCGCAAGCACGCCGACCTCGTGCCAGATGAAGCGGCCAAGCAATTCCTGA
- a CDS encoding branched-chain amino acid ABC transporter permease: protein MNVEFFVISLLNGVSYGLLLFMLSSGLTLIFSMMGVLNFAHASFYMLGAYIAYTLSGIIGFWPALFIAPLLVGLLGAAFERYSLRRVHKFGHVPELLVTFGLSYLILELVQLAWGRSTVPYGLPTQLQGPLFSLYGTQFPKSRSFIMLVAVLMLISVWLLLTRTRIGLVIQAALKHPDMVEALGHNVPRVFMLVFGGGAALAGLAGVVGGNTYVTEPAMAASVGSIIFVVVVVGGMGSLAGAFLASLLIGIIQTFAVAMDQSFAGGLQMLGVTVTDQTFGYELLKLTISQVAPILPYLFLVLILIFRPKGLLGTRED, encoded by the coding sequence ATGAACGTCGAATTCTTCGTCATCTCGCTGCTCAACGGCGTCAGCTACGGGCTGCTGCTGTTCATGCTGAGCTCTGGCCTTACGCTGATCTTCAGCATGATGGGCGTGCTCAATTTCGCGCACGCCAGCTTCTACATGCTCGGCGCGTACATCGCGTACACGCTCTCCGGCATCATCGGCTTCTGGCCGGCGCTTTTCATCGCGCCGCTGCTGGTGGGCCTCCTGGGCGCCGCCTTCGAGCGCTACAGCCTTCGCCGCGTGCACAAGTTCGGCCATGTGCCCGAACTGCTGGTGACCTTCGGCCTGTCGTACCTGATTCTCGAACTGGTGCAGCTCGCGTGGGGCCGCTCCACCGTCCCGTACGGCCTGCCGACGCAGCTGCAGGGCCCGCTGTTCTCGCTCTACGGAACGCAGTTTCCGAAGTCGCGCTCGTTCATCATGCTGGTCGCGGTGCTGATGCTCATCTCGGTGTGGCTGCTGCTCACGCGCACGCGCATCGGGCTCGTCATCCAGGCGGCGCTCAAGCACCCCGACATGGTCGAGGCGCTGGGCCACAACGTGCCGCGCGTGTTCATGCTGGTGTTCGGCGGCGGCGCCGCACTCGCGGGCCTCGCGGGCGTGGTCGGCGGCAACACCTACGTCACGGAACCGGCCATGGCCGCGTCGGTCGGCTCGATCATCTTCGTGGTGGTGGTGGTCGGCGGCATGGGCTCGCTGGCGGGCGCCTTCCTCGCGTCGCTGCTGATCGGCATCATCCAAACCTTCGCGGTGGCCATGGACCAGTCGTTTGCCGGCGGCCTGCAGATGCTGGGCGTCACGGTGACCGACCAGACCTTCGGCTACGAGCTGCTCAAGCTCACGATCTCGCAGGTCGCGCCGATCCTTCCGTACCTGTTCCTGGTGCTGATCCTCATCTTCAGGCCCAAGGGCCTGCTGGGCACCCGGGAGGACTGA
- a CDS encoding branched-chain amino acid ABC transporter permease, protein MTSTTAAPATQYYRFKPWNIGRYLIWSLFAIVLIISPLVFKSSLALTMLSQMGYLIIICLSYNILLGQGGMLSFGHAVYVGLGSFLAIHAMNMGAKGGLQIPLVAIPLVGGLAGMFFAILLGFVTTKKSGTTFAMITMGIGELVASMALMFPSFFGGEGGITTDRVYGPTFFGFNFGSQIQVYYLIAAYCFVCTALMYAFTGTPLGRMLNAVRDNPERVEFIGYNTQRVRYIAFIIAGFFAGIGGGLASINFEIVNAADSLSAIRSGGYLLFTFLGGAVFFFGPIIGAVLLVFASILLSELSKAWQLYFGLVFVFMVMFAPGGIASLVMMNLRVAKFGKFNRLWLLYVAIAVALVPVVIGAAALIEMIYHIQLNAAMGPNLNFFGVTLDTSGMASWLGAAAILVIGLGALEVARRRFVRVWGQAQEEIEAEIKRREAA, encoded by the coding sequence ATGACATCGACAACCGCAGCCCCTGCCACGCAGTACTACCGCTTCAAGCCCTGGAACATCGGGCGCTACCTGATCTGGTCGCTGTTCGCGATCGTGCTGATCATCTCGCCGCTGGTGTTCAAGAGCAGCCTTGCGCTCACCATGCTCTCGCAGATGGGCTACCTCATCATCATCTGCCTGAGCTACAACATCCTGCTGGGGCAGGGCGGCATGCTGAGCTTCGGCCATGCGGTGTACGTCGGGCTCGGCTCCTTCCTTGCCATCCATGCGATGAACATGGGCGCCAAGGGCGGGCTGCAGATTCCGCTGGTGGCCATTCCGCTGGTCGGCGGGCTGGCCGGCATGTTCTTCGCCATCCTGCTGGGCTTCGTCACCACCAAGAAGTCGGGCACCACCTTCGCGATGATCACCATGGGCATCGGCGAGCTCGTTGCCTCCATGGCGCTGATGTTCCCGAGCTTCTTCGGCGGCGAGGGCGGCATCACCACCGACCGGGTCTACGGCCCGACCTTCTTCGGCTTCAACTTCGGTTCGCAGATCCAGGTGTACTACCTGATCGCCGCCTACTGCTTCGTGTGTACCGCGCTCATGTATGCCTTCACCGGCACGCCGCTGGGCCGCATGCTGAATGCGGTGCGCGACAACCCGGAGCGGGTGGAGTTCATCGGCTACAACACGCAGCGCGTGCGCTATATCGCGTTCATCATCGCCGGCTTCTTCGCGGGCATCGGCGGCGGGCTGGCATCGATCAACTTCGAGATCGTGAATGCGGCCGACAGCCTGAGCGCCATCCGCTCCGGCGGCTACCTGCTGTTCACCTTCCTGGGCGGCGCGGTGTTCTTCTTCGGCCCGATCATCGGCGCGGTGCTGCTGGTGTTCGCGTCGATCCTGCTGTCGGAGCTTTCGAAGGCCTGGCAGCTCTACTTCGGCCTGGTGTTCGTCTTCATGGTGATGTTCGCGCCGGGTGGCATTGCCAGCCTGGTGATGATGAACCTGCGGGTCGCCAAGTTCGGCAAGTTCAACCGCCTCTGGCTGCTGTACGTCGCCATCGCGGTGGCGCTGGTGCCGGTGGTCATCGGGGCCGCGGCGCTCATCGAGATGATCTATCACATCCAGCTCAACGCGGCGATGGGACCCAACCTCAACTTCTTCGGCGTGACGCTCGACACCTCGGGCATGGCAAGCTGGCTCGGTGCCGCCGCCATCCTGGTGATCGGCCTCGGCGCGCTCGAGGTGGCACGCCGCCGCTTCGTGCGGGTGTGGGGCCAGGCACAGGAAGAAATCGAAGCAGAAATCAAACGTCGGGAGGCGGCGTGA